Genomic window (Thiohalophilus sp.):
ATCTCATCCTCGCGCCCCGCCAGCTTTTCGCGCCGGGCCTGCGCCTCGGCTTCGGCCGCCAGCTTTTCCTGCAATGCCTGTTCCGCCCGCGCCTGTTCACGACGCTGTTCGGCCTCGCGTTGCTGACGCGCCGCTTCCTCCTGCCGGCGTTGTTCCTCCGCTTCACGCTGTTTGCGGGCTTCCTCTTCGCGACGCTGCTTCTCTTCGGCCTCGCGCTGTTTTTGGCGCTCGGCTTCACGTTGTTGACGTGCGGCCTCTTCCTGTCGGCGTTTTTCCTCAGCCTCACGTTGTTTACGGGCTTCTTCTTCGCGACGTTGCTGTTCGGCCGCTTCACGCTGTTTTTTCAGCTCGGCCTGACGTTTGCGTTCCTGTTCCCGTTGCCGGGCCAGTGCCGCTTCGCGTTTTTGACGTTCGGCCTCGCGCAGGCGTTGCTCCCGCTCGGCCAGTTGCTGTTCGCTGACGGCTTTGGCTTCGATGACCTCGACCTCGGTTTGCTTGTCGGCGCTGGCGTCCTCCGATGGCCAGTCAATATTGATCATCAAAATGAGTATCAACAGCACATGGACCATAACCGCGGCCAGCGCCGCCAGCGGGTACGATTTGATGATTTGCCACATAATCAGCGGTCAGCGTCATCCGGTGAGCGGGTCACCAGGCCCAGATCCCGGACCCCCGATTCCTGTAATAACGCCATCACCGCCACTACCTGACCGTAACGGGCTTCCTTGTCGCCCTTGATATAAACGGTTTTGTCGCTGCGCCTGGACAATACGGCCCTGACCCGTTGCACCAGCGTGTCACTATCCAGCGGCGTATCGGTCTGTTCACCGAGATTAAGAAAGTAATTCCCGGAAC
Coding sequences:
- the tolA gene encoding cell envelope integrity protein TolA — encoded protein: MWQIIKSYPLAALAAVMVHVLLILILMINIDWPSEDASADKQTEVEVIEAKAVSEQQLAEREQRLREAERQKREAALARQREQERKRQAELKKQREAAEQQRREEEARKQREAEEKRRQEEAARQQREAERQKQREAEEKQRREEEARKQREAEEQRRQEEAARQQREAEQRREQARAEQALQEKLAAEAEAQARREKLAGREDEINQYKNQIKQRITRVWRIPASAHSSMRCEIMVRLLPGGEVARVEIVRSSDDATFDRSVEDAVRKASPLPVPDVESGLFDEFRELKFSFEPKHKR
- the tolR gene encoding protein TolR; the protein is MKVTSGRVKRKRMSEINVVPYIDVMLVLLIIFMVTAPLLSQGVEVSLPESGAKTLDETGEEPLVVSVNRSGNYFLNLGEQTDTPLDSDTLVQRVRAVLSRRSDKTVYIKGDKEARYGQVVAVMALLQESGVRDLGLVTRSPDDADR